In the Flagellimonas sp. MMG031 genome, one interval contains:
- a CDS encoding type IV secretion system DNA-binding domain-containing protein: protein MENLGWIEIVSGMVFGGGISYLANRYLKFGFVIWFLGIVLLAVANGLFWGWDVFIKGSLALWLPLFFVHVVIYGLVDHYKDDKKPSKVFEVKMKVRGMPLVLSNIRRGVSVMASAGSGKTESVIYNFLKHFQKEHFSGVIHDYKDFEITEMAYPLWKGEQVPFKIVSFGPIYNRVNPIAPRYLPDEESVHEVSRVLLENLMEHRDSDENSTSRFFKDAAEGLISGLIWRLKTDYPHYCTLPHLMAVFQQLATKSLIKFLKGNITSRAMSDAFISGIGSERQTAGVLSTLANGFKKISTRKIFMVLSKDEISLDINNEDHPSVIALVNNPQKDASLSPVIATIIHTISKQMSQRNRKPSFMLLEEASTLRLLNMHRIPATLRSYDIVSVYVLQDKIQNDMMYGEKASKAILSNLSYQFFGKVNDPDTARYYERFFELVKIPTRSVSKSSGLNLERRITEGEKEVSKRRAEVFFRLRQGEFVVFADGKDRKVQFQKPRIERGLPKPLGISELELEQHYLKVHHDIGTIFS from the coding sequence ATGGAAAATTTAGGATGGATTGAAATAGTATCTGGTATGGTGTTCGGGGGAGGAATTTCCTATTTGGCCAATCGGTATCTCAAATTTGGGTTTGTGATATGGTTTTTGGGCATTGTTCTTTTGGCTGTGGCCAATGGTTTATTTTGGGGATGGGATGTTTTTATTAAGGGGTCATTGGCACTTTGGTTGCCGTTGTTTTTTGTCCATGTGGTGATCTATGGCCTTGTAGATCACTATAAAGACGATAAGAAACCCTCCAAAGTTTTTGAGGTGAAAATGAAAGTAAGAGGGATGCCCTTGGTGTTGAGTAATATCAGGCGAGGGGTTTCTGTCATGGCTTCTGCAGGGAGCGGAAAGACGGAGAGCGTCATCTATAATTTCTTAAAGCATTTTCAAAAGGAGCATTTTTCAGGGGTCATCCATGATTACAAGGATTTTGAGATTACAGAAATGGCCTATCCCCTTTGGAAGGGGGAACAGGTGCCTTTTAAGATTGTTTCCTTTGGACCTATTTATAATCGGGTCAATCCAATAGCTCCCCGATACCTTCCTGATGAGGAGAGTGTCCATGAGGTATCCCGGGTGCTGTTGGAGAATTTGATGGAACATCGGGACTCGGATGAGAATAGTACCTCCCGGTTCTTCAAGGATGCAGCAGAGGGCTTGATCAGTGGATTGATTTGGCGATTAAAGACCGATTATCCGCACTATTGTACCCTCCCGCATCTAATGGCTGTTTTCCAACAATTGGCCACCAAGAGCTTGATTAAGTTTTTAAAAGGGAACATCACTTCTCGGGCCATGTCGGATGCCTTTATCAGTGGCATTGGGTCGGAAAGGCAAACAGCAGGGGTGCTCAGTACCCTGGCCAACGGTTTTAAAAAGATCAGTACCCGAAAGATCTTTATGGTGCTTTCCAAGGATGAGATTTCCTTGGATATCAATAATGAAGACCACCCTTCCGTCATTGCCTTAGTGAATAACCCTCAAAAGGATGCTTCCCTTTCTCCTGTGATCGCCACGATCATCCATACGATCTCAAAGCAGATGAGCCAACGCAATCGGAAACCATCCTTTATGTTGTTGGAAGAAGCCTCGACCCTACGGCTATTGAACATGCATCGAATACCGGCCACACTCAGGAGCTATGACATCGTTAGTGTTTATGTGCTGCAGGACAAAATTCAAAATGATATGATGTACGGGGAGAAGGCGAGCAAGGCAATCCTTTCCAATCTATCATATCAGTTTTTTGGGAAGGTGAACGACCCGGACACGGCACGATACTATGAACGTTTTTTTGAGTTGGTCAAGATTCCGACTCGAAGTGTGAGCAAGAGTTCGGGGCTGAATCTGGAGCGGCGTATCACTGAAGGGGAGAAAGAGGTATCCAAACGAAGGGCAGAAGTGTTCTTTCGGTTGCGACAGGGGGAGTTTGTGGTATTCGCTGATGGTAAGGACAGGAAAGTGCAGTTTCAGAAACCAAGAATTGAAAGGGGATTACCCAAGCCTTTAGGGATTTCAGAATTGGAGTTGGAGCAGCATTATCTAAAAGTGCATCATGATATTGGGACGATTTTTAGTTGA
- the mobB gene encoding MobB family relaxase, with protein MYIAITRQHLGNNYHGSAGDFVKYLEKENEGKALEEQELFFNQTENDIDAQRVIAEIDANTAKLSKRDPKFYSIMVSPSQAELKHIGNDLEKLKQYTRELMKTYAASFYRDKEVTVNEVLYFAKLERERTYSEKDKKVKENQAYASKILELQHQIRAIKEGREQGDMDKLQEKIKALEMEVPHKQNGKRIVPGMAKEGHQSHIHIIVSRKDVTNSHSLSPGSKFRNSETTLNGEKVKQGFDRDRFYRTAEKTFDKQFGYRRNFVETYHARNLLDKDPKQFFAALLGLPTNEKQAARQLLFKAGIKVPSIPTNKAQLAYKAMMQLKKGIGKAMESGSIGI; from the coding sequence ATGTACATCGCCATCACAAGACAACACTTGGGAAATAACTATCATGGCAGTGCCGGTGATTTTGTCAAGTATTTGGAAAAGGAGAACGAAGGGAAGGCCTTGGAAGAGCAAGAACTTTTTTTCAACCAGACCGAAAATGACATTGATGCCCAAAGGGTCATTGCCGAGATCGATGCCAATACGGCCAAACTTTCGAAACGGGATCCGAAGTTCTATTCGATCATGGTCAGCCCCTCCCAAGCCGAGCTCAAGCATATCGGAAATGATCTTGAAAAACTGAAGCAGTACACCCGGGAACTGATGAAGACCTATGCGGCTTCCTTTTATAGGGACAAAGAGGTGACGGTCAATGAGGTATTGTATTTCGCGAAACTGGAAAGGGAACGTACCTATTCCGAAAAGGACAAAAAGGTCAAGGAGAACCAAGCTTATGCCAGTAAGATTTTGGAACTGCAACACCAGATCAGGGCCATAAAAGAGGGTAGGGAGCAAGGGGACATGGACAAACTTCAGGAAAAAATCAAGGCTCTGGAAATGGAGGTACCCCATAAACAGAATGGGAAACGCATTGTTCCAGGCATGGCCAAGGAAGGCCACCAGAGCCATATCCATATCATTGTCAGTCGTAAGGATGTCACCAATTCCCATAGCCTCTCCCCAGGGTCCAAGTTCCGGAACTCGGAAACCACACTTAATGGGGAAAAGGTAAAACAGGGCTTTGATCGGGACAGATTCTATCGGACGGCTGAAAAGACCTTTGACAAACAATTCGGGTACCGCCGGAACTTTGTGGAGACCTACCATGCCCGAAACTTGTTGGATAAGGATCCCAAGCAATTCTTTGCAGCCCTTTTGGGATTGCCAACCAATGAAAAACAGGCTGCCAGACAATTGTTGTTCAAGGCGGGAATCAAAGTGCCAAGCATCCCCACCAATAAAGCGCAGTTGGCCTATAAAGCGATGATGCAACTGAAAAAAGGTATCGGAAAGGCCATGGAGTCAGGATCGATTGGAATTTAA
- a CDS encoding BfmA/BtgA family mobilization protein → MDKGYEKERFAAMKVKVSVARKFRRFSKTFGKSQSLTLLAMMEFFERHGISPDQHFGETIASMKLFIKRRFNAMVAIMRSIEKEQTLPTVSMMQALFQQELDPEEGDEWEGDFEFFEKQLTEINTPTNPELLDKETTVPKIVHELLKEQLEELKQDFGHVLDHVSMAKNRFGKDHLKLDLKPGAIEQYRTKLKNL, encoded by the coding sequence ATGGATAAAGGATACGAAAAAGAACGGTTTGCGGCCATGAAGGTCAAAGTTTCCGTTGCTAGGAAATTTAGGCGGTTTTCCAAAACGTTTGGGAAATCACAATCCCTGACCCTTTTGGCCATGATGGAATTTTTTGAACGACATGGGATTTCCCCGGACCAACATTTTGGGGAGACCATCGCCAGTATGAAATTGTTCATAAAGCGACGCTTCAATGCCATGGTGGCCATCATGCGAAGCATCGAAAAGGAACAGACCCTGCCCACCGTCAGTATGATGCAGGCCCTCTTTCAGCAGGAACTGGACCCCGAGGAGGGGGACGAATGGGAAGGGGACTTTGAATTTTTTGAAAAACAATTGACCGAGATCAATACCCCTACCAACCCTGAACTCTTGGATAAGGAGACCACGGTGCCCAAGATCGTCCATGAACTGCTGAAGGAACAACTGGAGGAACTGAAACAGGATTTTGGCCATGTACTGGACCATGTATCGATGGCCAAGAACCGCTTCGGGAAGGATCATCTTAAACTGGACCTCAAACCAGGGGCCATTGAACAGTACCGCACCAAACTCAAAAATCTATAA
- a CDS encoding JAB domain-containing protein, whose amino-acid sequence MEHRVNEIQISYREKLSTLKSLSVTNSNEVANLLFQNWDNKTIGLHETFKIVLLNQSNKVKGIYPLSHGGITGTLVDLRILFAITLKTLSVGIILAHNHPSGQLKASYQDKQLTQKIKKAAQLFDVKILDHLILAPDGRYYSFADNGIL is encoded by the coding sequence ATGGAACACCGTGTCAATGAAATACAGATCAGTTATCGGGAAAAGCTCAGTACCCTGAAATCCCTGTCCGTGACGAACTCCAATGAGGTGGCGAATCTATTGTTCCAAAATTGGGACAACAAGACCATAGGCCTGCACGAGACCTTTAAGATCGTGCTGCTCAACCAGTCCAACAAGGTAAAGGGCATTTATCCACTATCCCATGGGGGCATCACAGGTACCTTGGTAGATCTGCGCATCCTTTTTGCCATTACCCTAAAGACCCTTTCCGTGGGGATCATCCTCGCCCATAACCATCCTTCTGGACAACTCAAGGCAAGTTATCAGGACAAACAATTGACCCAAAAGATCAAAAAGGCGGCACAGCTTTTTGACGTCAAGATTTTGGATCATCTTATCCTAGCGCCCGATGGTAGGTATTACAGTTTTGCTGATAATGGAATTCTTTAA
- the ssb gene encoding single-stranded DNA-binding protein — MSTLRNKVQLIGNVGQDPTITDLDKGKRVARFTMATNEHYKNSEGERVTNTEWHTIIAWGKLADIIEGFVTKGKEVAIEGKLTSRSYEDKEGNKKYVTEVVASEILLLGGGDNNTTE; from the coding sequence ATGAGTACATTGAGAAACAAAGTGCAACTTATTGGAAACGTGGGGCAAGACCCTACCATCACAGACCTTGACAAAGGCAAACGTGTGGCAAGGTTCACCATGGCCACCAACGAACATTACAAGAACTCCGAAGGGGAACGGGTGACCAATACCGAATGGCACACCATCATCGCATGGGGGAAATTAGCCGACATCATCGAAGGCTTCGTGACCAAGGGCAAGGAAGTTGCCATCGAAGGGAAATTGACCTCCCGATCCTATGAGGACAAAGAGGGCAATAAAAAATATGTGACCGAAGTGGTGGCCAGTGAGATCCTGCTTTTGGGCGGTGGTGATAACAATACCACCGAGTAA
- a CDS encoding heavy metal translocating P-type ATPase: MKKKKVKLRDLGSKERQGEHGHESGHNHGGPEGVSKFKTYLPAIFSFVMLIIGIAVDYFDAFPFFKGWIRIAWYTLAYLPVGFPVIREGWNSIKHGDFFTEFFLMSIATLGAFAIGEYPEGVAVMLFYAVGELFQNAAVNRAKGNIKALLDARPDEALVLRNGNFVTVNPETVEIGERIQVRVGEKIPLDGILLSERASLNTAAITGESRPDTINKGEKVFAGSINLDGVIDVETSKEFKDSSITRILDMVQNATARKSKTELFIRRFARIYTPIVVFLAIGLTFLPYFFLNDYVFRDWLYRALIFLVVSCPCALVISIPLGYFGGLGAASRNGILFKGASFLEAITKVNTVVMDKTGTVTKGVFKIKEIKAVKFEEVELMKYLMAMEEQSTHPIAKAILEYKAEGTDMKATDVTEVAGKGLKGTVNGNTVLVGNKALMASNNIDVPPETDDIVNSIVMLAIDEKFVGYVTIADELKEDAHQAIKQIRDAGISKIIMLSGDKDSITQHVSKKLNIDWAKGGLLPEDKLSEVEELKKQSDTKVAFMGDGINDAPVLAVSDVGIAMGGLGSDVAIETADVIIQTDQPSKMARAIKIGRSTRKIVWQNIGLAFGVKAFVLILGAGGLATMWEAVFADVGVALLAILNAVRLQRMKWNT; this comes from the coding sequence ATGAAAAAGAAAAAAGTAAAACTACGTGATCTAGGTTCAAAGGAACGCCAAGGCGAACACGGACACGAGAGTGGCCATAACCATGGCGGTCCTGAAGGTGTATCTAAATTCAAGACCTATTTACCGGCCATTTTCAGTTTTGTAATGCTCATCATCGGCATAGCAGTGGACTATTTTGATGCTTTCCCGTTTTTCAAGGGCTGGATAAGGATCGCATGGTACACCCTTGCCTATTTGCCTGTTGGTTTCCCTGTCATCAGAGAAGGTTGGAACAGTATAAAGCATGGTGATTTCTTTACTGAATTTTTCCTGATGTCCATTGCCACTCTAGGGGCCTTTGCCATAGGCGAATACCCAGAGGGCGTGGCCGTAATGTTGTTTTACGCCGTGGGCGAACTGTTCCAAAATGCAGCAGTCAATCGGGCAAAGGGAAATATTAAGGCCCTTTTGGATGCGCGACCGGACGAAGCTTTGGTGCTTCGTAACGGGAATTTCGTTACCGTAAACCCCGAAACCGTCGAAATTGGCGAAAGGATACAAGTACGTGTGGGGGAGAAAATCCCCTTGGACGGTATTCTCTTATCCGAAAGAGCTTCCCTCAATACGGCGGCAATTACTGGCGAAAGTAGGCCCGACACCATAAACAAGGGTGAAAAGGTCTTCGCCGGAAGTATAAATCTCGATGGTGTTATCGATGTAGAAACATCCAAAGAATTCAAGGACAGTTCCATCACTCGAATCTTGGATATGGTACAAAACGCTACAGCCAGAAAATCAAAGACAGAACTGTTCATTAGAAGATTTGCAAGAATTTATACACCCATTGTGGTTTTCCTTGCCATCGGTTTAACGTTCTTGCCCTACTTTTTTTTAAATGACTATGTTTTTAGGGATTGGCTCTATCGCGCTTTAATATTCCTTGTGGTTTCCTGTCCCTGTGCCTTGGTTATTTCCATTCCGCTCGGCTATTTTGGTGGTCTGGGAGCGGCATCCCGAAACGGGATCCTCTTCAAAGGTGCATCTTTTTTGGAAGCAATCACCAAAGTGAACACGGTAGTGATGGACAAAACGGGAACCGTTACCAAAGGGGTTTTTAAAATCAAGGAAATCAAGGCTGTCAAATTTGAGGAAGTCGAGCTTATGAAATACTTGATGGCCATGGAGGAACAATCTACCCATCCCATAGCAAAGGCTATTTTGGAATATAAAGCCGAAGGCACGGATATGAAGGCAACCGATGTAACGGAAGTTGCGGGAAAGGGATTAAAGGGAACGGTCAATGGGAATACAGTGCTGGTGGGCAATAAAGCCCTAATGGCCTCAAACAACATTGATGTGCCTCCAGAAACCGATGATATTGTAAATTCAATTGTAATGTTGGCCATTGATGAAAAATTTGTCGGCTATGTTACCATTGCGGACGAACTCAAGGAAGATGCCCATCAAGCCATCAAACAAATCAGGGATGCTGGGATTTCGAAAATCATAATGCTTTCGGGTGACAAAGATTCCATAACGCAACATGTCTCGAAAAAGTTGAACATTGATTGGGCAAAGGGCGGCCTGTTACCAGAAGATAAGCTCAGCGAAGTTGAAGAACTCAAAAAACAATCCGACACAAAAGTGGCTTTTATGGGCGATGGCATTAATGATGCGCCTGTTCTGGCCGTCAGCGATGTGGGCATTGCCATGGGAGGCTTGGGTAGTGATGTGGCCATTGAAACAGCCGATGTCATCATTCAGACCGACCAACCGAGCAAGATGGCACGAGCCATTAAAATAGGACGCTCCACCCGAAAGATAGTTTGGCAAAATATTGGGCTCGCTTTTGGCGTGAAGGCATTTGTGCTCATCCTTGGAGCGGGAGGCCTAGCCACGATGTGGGAAGCAGTTTTTGCTGATGTGGGGGTTGCCTTATTGGCAATATTGAATGCTGTTCGACTTCAGCGGATGAAGTGGAACACTTAG
- a CDS encoding CusA/CzcA family heavy metal efflux RND transporter: MINRIIDFSINNKFIIGLLTLALIGAGVYSMTQVPIDAVPDITNNQVQVITQSPNLGTEDIEQFVTYPVEVAMSNLPNVKEIRSVSRFGLSVVTIVFDDEVGTYLPRQLVAEKLPEVQEQIPSGFGKPVMGPISTGLGEIYQYTLEVDDEHQGEYSATELRTIQDWIVRRQMAMVPGVVEVNAFGGNKKQYEVAVDPDELRAIGITITEVFSALENNNQNTGGAYIERNHQANFIRGEGLARTISDIENMVVKAVNGIPIKVKDIGKVSMGSAVRYGALTKDGKGEAVGGMILMLKGANSNEVIENVTRRVEQIQRSLPEGVSIKPFLDRSELIAETTGTITGNLLEGGLIVIFVLVLLLGNWRGGLIVASTIPLSLLFAFILMNVFDVWANLMSLGAIDFGIIVDGAVIIVEGTVFLMYSYVVKKNGVSAETRDDIAAKASKKMMNAAFFGQLIILIVFLPILALEGVEGKMFRPMALTFIFAMIGAMLLCLTYVPMVSALFLRPPKSKKQSYGDRFVHWIEQKYEPLLTKSLSKAKMVVSIALGLFAIAIFAFTRMGGEFIPQLDEGDIAFHAILKPGSSLSETIETTTKIERIVKAEFPEAETVLSRIGVADVPTDPMPMDIADVFVILKPTDEWTSAESKDELVEKMKEAISIVPGVNFEFTQPIEMRFNELLTGVREDVAIKLFGEDLGILASKAEEMGEIIATVPGVADMKVEATDGLPQITIDYNRNKLAQYGLKIEQLNKVVQAAFAGGKAGVIFEGEKRFDLVVRLQEENRQGIEDIQNLFINLPNGSQIPLREIAEVSYEPGPMQISRDNTNRRTYVGINIRDRDVKSVVEDIQEKLDAQFDLPTGYYIRYGGAFENLERASNRLQTVVPIALFLIFILIYFALKSFPQTLMIYLAIPMATIGGVFALWLRDMPFSISAGVGFIVLFGVAVLNGLVMISGLNELKEEGVTNLKGRIIEGTKRRIRPIMLTAFTDILGFLPMAVSASAGAEVQRPLATVVIGGLITSTLLTLFILPIFYQWVEGRSERMRKPDPKWGTPVVMVLLLFATALPAKMHAQEGFENARQIQPKDSLPAISLEKAVEVSKKNYPLLKAKQWEVQKQTALKGMAYDLGNTQVFTGGEEIADGQGIYTLVGVGQQNIDLLGISAKRRLQRQRIALAETALDLSELQVEQEVKKAWSEAYRQRQKFELYRELDSIYSQFKKAIELNFKVEAISRLEYSSATNQALQINNQLQQAESDYAIALQKLNLWLVSDIYYSVPEKLDESAVTVLGWDGDLGKHPELELSQRRIEEAEATYDAARADLLPKFNLQGGLQQVNGNSGFYTYQAGISVPLFSGGQRSQAKAAKIESEIAKTNADYTKRQLQSEYRQAVQAYRKWSASWQFYRDKALPLAQEQRRGALLAYAEGAVDYAAFTQIIRDAINTEMDALDALDNYLESVFELQYFKQ; encoded by the coding sequence ATGATCAACAGAATCATTGATTTTTCAATCAATAACAAATTTATTATAGGTCTGCTGACCCTCGCATTGATTGGTGCGGGCGTTTATAGCATGACCCAAGTTCCCATCGATGCCGTACCGGATATCACCAATAATCAAGTGCAGGTCATCACTCAATCACCTAATCTGGGAACAGAGGATATTGAGCAATTCGTGACCTATCCCGTGGAAGTTGCGATGAGCAACCTACCCAATGTCAAGGAAATCCGCTCTGTTTCCCGTTTTGGGCTTTCTGTGGTGACCATTGTATTTGACGATGAGGTGGGCACTTATTTGCCCAGACAACTTGTAGCCGAAAAACTGCCCGAGGTTCAAGAACAGATCCCTTCGGGTTTTGGCAAACCCGTTATGGGTCCAATTTCAACGGGATTGGGCGAAATCTATCAATATACCCTTGAAGTAGATGATGAACATCAAGGTGAATATTCGGCAACCGAACTGCGTACGATCCAGGACTGGATTGTACGGAGACAGATGGCCATGGTGCCCGGCGTGGTGGAGGTAAACGCCTTTGGCGGAAACAAAAAGCAATACGAAGTGGCGGTTGACCCGGACGAACTTCGCGCCATTGGTATAACCATTACAGAAGTGTTCTCGGCCCTTGAAAACAACAACCAGAATACAGGCGGGGCCTACATCGAGCGTAACCACCAAGCCAACTTCATTCGTGGTGAAGGGCTGGCCAGGACCATATCGGATATCGAAAACATGGTGGTCAAGGCCGTTAATGGCATTCCCATCAAAGTGAAGGATATAGGTAAGGTAAGCATGGGAAGTGCGGTACGCTATGGTGCGCTTACCAAAGATGGAAAGGGCGAAGCCGTGGGCGGAATGATCTTGATGCTCAAAGGGGCAAATTCCAACGAGGTGATCGAGAACGTGACCCGACGTGTGGAACAGATACAACGGTCCCTTCCTGAAGGGGTGTCCATCAAACCTTTCCTTGACCGCAGCGAATTGATCGCCGAGACAACAGGCACGATAACTGGGAACCTTTTGGAAGGTGGGCTTATCGTGATCTTCGTGTTGGTCTTGCTGTTGGGGAATTGGCGTGGCGGACTCATTGTGGCTTCGACCATACCCTTATCCCTATTGTTTGCCTTTATTCTGATGAATGTTTTTGATGTATGGGCAAACTTGATGAGCTTGGGGGCTATCGATTTTGGAATCATCGTGGATGGTGCGGTGATCATCGTAGAGGGCACCGTTTTTTTAATGTACTCCTATGTGGTCAAAAAGAATGGCGTTAGTGCAGAAACACGGGATGACATCGCCGCTAAGGCCTCCAAAAAAATGATGAACGCCGCTTTCTTTGGCCAGCTGATCATTCTGATCGTGTTCCTGCCCATTTTGGCCTTGGAGGGTGTCGAAGGGAAAATGTTCCGGCCCATGGCCCTCACCTTCATTTTTGCCATGATCGGGGCCATGCTATTGTGTCTTACCTATGTGCCCATGGTTTCGGCATTGTTCCTACGGCCGCCAAAATCCAAAAAACAATCCTATGGCGATAGGTTCGTGCATTGGATTGAGCAGAAATATGAACCGTTGTTGACCAAATCACTTTCCAAGGCCAAAATGGTCGTAAGCATTGCACTTGGCCTTTTTGCCATTGCCATTTTCGCCTTTACGAGAATGGGTGGTGAGTTTATCCCGCAATTGGACGAAGGTGATATTGCCTTTCATGCCATCTTGAAACCCGGCAGTTCCCTGTCGGAAACCATCGAAACCACGACAAAGATTGAACGTATCGTGAAGGCCGAATTTCCCGAAGCGGAAACCGTTCTCAGCCGTATCGGTGTCGCCGATGTACCAACGGACCCGATGCCCATGGATATCGCCGATGTCTTCGTTATCCTCAAACCAACGGATGAATGGACATCTGCAGAAAGCAAGGATGAATTGGTGGAAAAAATGAAGGAGGCCATCAGTATCGTTCCCGGTGTGAATTTTGAGTTTACCCAACCTATAGAAATGCGCTTCAACGAATTGCTTACGGGTGTTCGTGAGGATGTGGCCATTAAATTGTTCGGGGAAGACCTCGGCATATTGGCAAGCAAGGCCGAGGAAATGGGGGAAATCATTGCCACCGTTCCCGGTGTGGCAGATATGAAAGTTGAGGCCACGGACGGCCTGCCACAAATCACCATTGACTATAACCGCAATAAATTGGCACAGTACGGTCTAAAGATCGAACAGCTCAATAAAGTGGTACAGGCCGCCTTTGCAGGAGGAAAGGCGGGCGTAATCTTCGAGGGTGAAAAACGGTTTGACCTGGTCGTAAGGCTTCAAGAGGAAAACCGCCAAGGCATCGAGGACATCCAGAACCTGTTCATCAACCTGCCCAATGGTTCGCAAATCCCATTACGGGAAATTGCCGAGGTAAGTTATGAACCCGGCCCCATGCAGATAAGCCGTGACAATACCAATAGGCGGACCTATGTGGGCATCAATATTCGCGACCGTGACGTAAAATCCGTTGTAGAGGATATCCAAGAAAAATTGGATGCCCAGTTTGACCTGCCCACAGGATATTACATTCGGTATGGTGGAGCTTTCGAAAATCTGGAACGCGCCAGCAATAGATTGCAAACTGTGGTCCCTATTGCCTTGTTCCTGATTTTCATATTGATTTATTTTGCGCTAAAGTCCTTTCCACAGACCTTGATGATCTACCTCGCCATCCCGATGGCCACCATTGGCGGTGTGTTCGCCCTCTGGTTAAGGGATATGCCCTTTAGTATTTCCGCGGGGGTCGGCTTTATCGTGCTTTTTGGCGTGGCCGTTCTGAACGGACTCGTCATGATAAGTGGTCTCAATGAACTGAAGGAAGAAGGCGTGACCAATCTTAAAGGTAGAATTATAGAAGGCACCAAAAGACGGATTCGTCCCATTATGCTCACGGCCTTTACGGATATTTTAGGGTTTCTTCCCATGGCCGTTTCGGCTTCGGCCGGGGCAGAGGTACAGCGACCTTTGGCCACCGTGGTCATTGGTGGCTTGATAACTTCGACCCTCTTGACCCTCTTTATCCTACCCATCTTTTACCAATGGGTCGAGGGACGTTCGGAACGGATGAGGAAACCCGACCCGAAATGGGGTACCCCTGTGGTCATGGTCCTTCTTTTGTTCGCCACCGCACTGCCTGCCAAAATGCATGCGCAAGAAGGTTTTGAAAATGCACGGCAGATCCAGCCTAAAGATTCACTGCCCGCTATTTCATTGGAAAAGGCGGTGGAAGTTTCCAAGAAAAACTACCCGCTGTTGAAAGCGAAACAATGGGAGGTCCAAAAACAAACCGCCCTAAAAGGTATGGCTTACGACCTTGGCAATACCCAAGTCTTTACAGGTGGCGAAGAAATTGCGGACGGACAAGGAATTTATACCTTGGTTGGGGTTGGACAACAGAATATCGACCTGTTGGGCATCAGTGCAAAAAGGCGTTTGCAGAGACAACGCATCGCTTTGGCCGAGACAGCTCTTGACCTTTCCGAACTGCAAGTGGAACAGGAGGTCAAAAAGGCTTGGTCAGAAGCCTATCGACAACGACAGAAATTTGAACTGTACCGTGAACTGGATTCCATTTATTCACAGTTTAAAAAAGCAATAGAACTCAACTTCAAGGTAGAAGCCATTTCCCGGCTGGAATATTCATCGGCCACAAATCAGGCCTTACAAATCAACAATCAACTGCAACAGGCCGAAAGTGATTATGCCATCGCCCTGCAAAAGCTCAATCTTTGGTTGGTTTCGGACATCTACTATTCCGTTCCAGAAAAGCTTGATGAAAGTGCGGTAACGGTTTTGGGATGGGACGGGGATTTGGGAAAACACCCAGAGCTGGAACTTTCACAAAGGCGCATCGAAGAGGCCGAGGCGACATATGATGCGGCACGGGCTGACCTGCTGCCTAAGTTCAACCTTCAGGGCGGACTGCAACAGGTCAATGGCAATAGCGGGTTCTACACCTATCAAGCCGGCATTTCGGTTCCTTTGTTTTCAGGTGGACAGCGTAGTCAAGCCAAGGCCGCCAAAATTGAAAGTGAAATCGCAAAGACCAATGCGGATTATACCAAACGCCAGCTGCAATCCGAATATCGGCAGGCGGTGCAAGCCTATCGGAAATGGAGCGCATCGTGGCAATTTTATAGGGACAAGGCCTTGCCGCTTGCCCAAGAGCAGCGCAGGGGAGCATTGTTGGCCTACGCGGAGGGTGCGGTGGACTATGCAGCGTTCACACAGATTATTCGGGATGCCATAAACACGGAAATGGATGCACTTGACGCTCTTGACAACTATCTGGAATCAGTATTTGAACTACAATATTTTAAACAATAG
- a CDS encoding DUF6660 family protein produces the protein MKFFTVILSIYVLALNVVPCSDAGNVTEDSQGVYLVQFDGEHSENCELCSPFCHCHCCHVHTVDFGIARFQPLQETYLEEVFTHFEGLGKEFTDPLFQPPQV, from the coding sequence GTGAAATTTTTTACCGTCATATTATCCATCTACGTGTTGGCACTCAATGTGGTTCCTTGCAGTGATGCGGGTAACGTAACAGAAGACTCCCAAGGTGTTTATCTGGTTCAATTTGATGGTGAACACAGCGAGAATTGTGAACTATGCTCACCATTTTGCCACTGCCATTGCTGCCATGTGCACACGGTGGATTTTGGTATAGCTCGATTCCAGCCGCTTCAAGAGACTTACCTTGAAGAGGTTTTCACCCATTTTGAAGGATTGGGCAAGGAATTTACCGACCCACTATTTCAACCTCCACAGGTTTAA